The genome window CCCTCTCTGGGGCTGGCCCTCGAGGTATGTGCTGGGATTGTAGACAAGGATAAATCTGTGTTGGATATAGCCATCGAAGAGGTGTTGGAAGAGTGTGGATATAATGTCCCTGCTGAAAAAATGGAAAGGATTATATCTTACAGGTAACCTTTTAGACCTTCTctagcatgaatctagtatttaacTGGATAAGTCATGATTGCTGGGGGGGAAGGGACCGAATGGGATAgtctatactgggtcaaccaaatcttgtcagtaaataggaacaaaaaaaactatactcatccttatcgtttgggtgctagtactagtgtaagacaaagatagtatgattctctctgtctatgtttgaaatcaaacagacctttgacacactatatgtatttttcagtaggagtagcagagaaagcgttactgtttgtccttgtcacagtcatGCTTTATTTGATGGTGGGTAACAAATAACCTGCCCAGCCCGTTTATATGAAATACTATGTCTATGTTCTGTAGGGTCAATATATAAATCTAAATGGATTCTGTATggtaataaattgtaaaattatttttaagttttcacTCAAGGCACAGATTTTTCGTTCAAAGAATGCCCCTAATATAGTAATTGATCCATTTTCAAAGATTCAAATTGGTCCTCAGGTCAGGAGTTGGTGTGCAAGCTGCTCTGCAGACACTCTTTTTCTGTGAAGTGTCAGACGACATGAAAACTGAACATGGTGAGTGTCCATACTAACTATTCATTTTTACTAGTGATCCgaggctttgcacgggttaacaaattatacacctaaagtttaggtcctaaacgcggccggggactttgttttataaggtgtagtgatatttaacaaaaagtAGCTGATTTGACCTGAATACTACCCTATTAACTTCCATCTATAATATACAACTGGCGGTTTCAGGCGGAGGAGTTGACGATGAACTCATTGATATTGTGGAAATGACAATTCCTGAGATGGAAAAGTTACTGAGCTCTCCGGGTCCTGTGCAGAGCCCGCCCAGCTTCCTGTTCGCCATGATGTGGTTCATGCATAACAAGGCTAGCaagtatatgtaggtaactGGTCATCGTATGAAAAGTCATTTAACGAAAGTGTAACGCGAGTCACGGTTTCATTACGTGTTCTTATATTATTGAATAATGACGTAACTTTAAGTGTCAATATGTCAAGATAAGAAGTAACACTTATCTAaagataaataacatttgcaacATACATAATGAATTAACGGAACACTCAAGAAAGTGATGACTCGCGTCAGCGTCAATCGGCCCTGCAACGACCCAGAATATGAAATATGGGAAAATGTTACCTGGTTTTTTAGCGATTTCTAAATAATAATTGCCTGTCGGAATCGCGACTGTTAAGCCTACGTAGCACTTTTATCTTTGCTCATTTTGGAATTCAGGCTGTTATATAGTTTATATACATAAGTTTGGTCACAGCAAAATACTGTGTATCTAGAATGCTATAAATTATAATCGGGGTGTGGTCTTGTTGTAGTTTGTAAtccaagaataagaataagaatgatTTATTGCGGTACTGTGTATATTTGTAGATGGTAATCATGGTATAATTTATTTCAACAGTTACCCATTTCGGGTatgcaatacttaattaacttATGAACTAGACTCAAATAACATGCAAAgatttacataggtaccaattaatgttcaaaatattgtaatgttcaagttttattttatataaatttatatgTAGGTGTACTCTTAAAAGCACGACAAAAAAATTGAATTAGCCCTGAAGCAGCTTTACcacatgttatatattttttgcaaatgTAGAATACCGTTTGGCTTTGGAGGAAAAACAGATTACGAAATAATATCTGCAAAAATTTAGTTCTATGGGTGAATATGGGCTGTCGCTGTCGTAGTATAAAGTGGTATATGGTGTAAATAAGTAGTCAAATCAGATGCAAGACGATCAGTTGTGATGCTTGTGGCATAATAGTATTTTCGCTTCATAAAGCAGTGTATCTATAGTCTATGGAGATTAACATTACTCTGTTTTCTAGTCGGTCGTTCGACTACACTTGCTCTGAATGCAAAAAGCACAAACAACGAGTTTCGGATTGGCTCATACAGTAACGTAAGTCTATCCGTTATACAGCATGATTTGTAATTTGACGTGTACCTTAAATGGGGTTCTATTAGGGCTAGGTTTCAATGATTTTAGCCCAGTCAACTAGGGGTCTAAGATGAGCGGTTCCCCTTTAAGGTATAGGTCGAACTACTTTTCATTTACAGGTGTGCAAGCAGCGGAAATTTTCCAGCAAAaccgcaaaattttgctaaCGTTTTGGAAAACTTTACAAGAATTAAAGGAAATTTCCGTTTTGTACTGAAAGTAAAATCTTGTGATATTGCCGAGTTCTTTCCTTGTAGAAAATTTGGCAACTAAAAAGACTTTCCGTAAGCACATTGTTGTGTATAAATAAATCCGTAGAAAATGTACTAGTCCCTAAACTTCTTAGTCTATGATTGTCAGTTGCTCTATCTATACCATTGATACAACCGTGATGGCGATATTTGAGAAAATCTTCCGTATTGTGGACTTGGCGATTATTTGAATAACGTATACAtttaaatgtgacgtcccacggataaagg of Cydia amplana chromosome 17, ilCydAmpl1.1, whole genome shotgun sequence contains these proteins:
- the LOC134656056 gene encoding uridine diphosphate glucose pyrophosphatase NUDT14-like isoform X1, with the translated sequence MEDIKNIRLTPMPESKYVKPLRFHYTQNGKEKNWDLLAVHDSVAIVIYNVTRKVLVLVKQFRPAMHFNSVLPEDREKETIDIEKYPPSLGLALEVCAGIVDKDKSVLDIAIEEVLEECGYNVPAEKMERIISYRSGVGVQAALQTLFFCEVSDDMKTEHGGGVDDELIDIVEMTIPEMEKLLSSPGPVQSPPSFLFAMMWFMHNKASKYIRSFDYTCSECKKHKQRVSDWLIQ
- the LOC134656056 gene encoding uridine diphosphate glucose pyrophosphatase NUDT14-like isoform X2; this encodes MEDIKNIRLTPMPESKYVKPLRFHYTQNGKEKNWDLLAVHDSVAIVIYNVTRKVLVLVKQFRPAMHFNSVLPEDREKETIDIEKYPPSLGLALEVCAGIVDKDKSVLDIAIEEVLEECGYNVPAEKMERIISYRSGVGVQAALQTLFFCEVSDDMKTEHGGGVDDELIDIVEMTIPEMEKLLSSPGPVQSPPSFLFAMMWFMHNKASKYM